Genomic segment of Psychrobacter sanguinis:
CTAAAGGGGCGTGGCTTTAATCTTGAAGATACCCACTTAACCCATCTTGATCGGGTCAGTAAATTAGTCGCAGTGAACGCCTTAGCATTTTGTTGGGCTTATCATGTCGGTATTTATAAAGACAAAGATAAGCCGTTAAAACGCAAGTTAAAGTCAAACGCTCGACCTCAAGCCAGTTTGTTTGCGCTTGGCCTGGATTTATTGATCGAAGGTCTTCGCTTGGTGTTTTTTAACAATGATAAGACTGTATTTCGACAGTTAGTTAGCTTTTTAACCCCTAAACCTATGAAAATCGGGTGGGGATGATTTTTTTGTCGTGTGCAGAGTTGTAAATGGTACTTCTACTGATACAGTTGATTTAGGAAATAATGGTGGTTCAGTTTCTAGTCCTAGTTTAAATGGTTGGACCAAATCAGCAACAGGCGTGTCTATGTCTGATCCATTAAATACCAATCATACCTATGATGTATACATCAAGACTGATGAAACAGTATATATTGAGCAAGGTATCCAAGTTATCTAAATTTATAAGCTGAAATTTTTAATCAGCATAAGAAAACGCCCTCGTAATGAGTAATGCCAGTCAGTTAAGGCTGACTGGTATTTTTTTTGGGATATTTTTGTGGCTTACCCTTAACCACCCTCGGGCAAGATCGCTTTCTGCGTTCAGGAATAACAAACAATTTTCCTTCCTCTAAAAGTGCATCTAACAACTTAGGGAAGAGTCCTGCAGCCTGTAAAGGTGCAAACCGTAACAGATCAACAATCGTAATAGACGCCATATGAAAGCTAATTCGTAGAGGGCTAACCTTAGCTCTAAGAGCCATATATCGCATCAAACGTCTTATCAGATTATAAGCAATCATAAGCC
This window contains:
- a CDS encoding transposase, whose product is MFFSVVDSRGHYAKRWEIETLFACLKGRGFNLEDTHLTHLDRVSKLVAVNALAFCWAYHVGIYKDKDKPLKRKLKSNARPQASLFALGLDLLIEGLRLVFFNNDKTVFRQLVSFLTPKPMKIGWG